In Xiphophorus hellerii strain 12219 chromosome 4, Xiphophorus_hellerii-4.1, whole genome shotgun sequence, a single genomic region encodes these proteins:
- the LOC116719191 gene encoding calcium and integrin-binding family member 2-like, producing MGNKQTTFTEEQLEAYQDCTHFTRKEILSLHGRYRELAPHLVPLDYTNNPDIKVPMALIVTMPELKENPFRDRIVETFSEDGQGNMSFNDFVDMFSALCETSPRELKTIYAFKIYDFNRDNFICKEDLQKTLNKLTKGELTPEEVRLVCDKAIEEADLDADNKLSFADFENMISKAPDFLSNFHVRI from the exons ATGGGCAACAAGCAGACGACCTTCACCGAGGAGCAGCTTGAGGCGTATCAG GACTGCACCCATTTCACCCGGAAGGAGATCCTGAG CCTCCACGGACGGTACCGGGAGCTGGCTCCACACCTGGTGCCGCTGGACTACACCAACAACCCGGACATCAAAGTCCCGATGGCGCTCATCGTCACCATGCCGGAGCTCAAG gagaACCCGTTCAGGGACAGGATTGTGGAGACGTTCTCTGAGGACGGACAGGGCAACATGAGCTTCAATGACTTCGTGGACATGTTTTCAGCGCTCTGTGAGACGTCCCCCAGAGAGCTGAAGACCATCTATGCCTTCAAGATCTACG ACTTCAACAGGGACAATTTCATCTGTAAGGAGGATCTGCAGAAGACCCTGAACAAGCTGACCAAAGGGGAGCTGACCCCAGAGGAGGTCAGGCTGGTGTGCGACAAGGCCATCGAGGAGGCCGACCTCGACGCCGACAACAAGCTCTCCTTCGCCGACTTCGAGAACATGATCTCCAAAGCTCCAGACTTCCTGAG CAACTTCCACGTACGAATATGA